AACCGGAACAGCACGAAGACCACGAGGTAGGGCAGCAAGAACAGGTACGGCGTCGGCCGCGTCCCGCCGTGGTACGGACGGCGGCCGTGCGCGGTGGCCGGAAGAACCTGCATCGTTTAGATATGGGTCGGGCCACCCCGCCCCGAGGGCGGGGTGGCCCGAACGGCACTAAGGCGCCGACAGAATCGCGTTGATCTGGTTCCGCAGCTGCTGGGTCACCTGCGCGACGGGCTGGTCGCGGACGAGCGCGGCCTGCGCGGCGACCACGATCGGGCTCGGCGCCGCGGACGAGTACAGCTGCGCCGAGGGCCGGACGTCCGGCAGCATGATCTCAAACGCCTGGGACTCAAGGAATCCCCGGCGCCCTGGCAGGGCCCGGAAGGCCGCCGACGTGCGCGCGGAAAGAAGCGCCGGCAGGTTGCCGGACAGCCCCCACTCCTGGTCGTGGTGCACGATCCATGCTGCGAGCGTCATCGCGGCCTGCTCGCGCGCCTTGTTGGCCTGCTTCGGAATCGTCAGCAGGTGGCCGCTCCCCCACGCCGCCGGCGCCGCGAACACGCGCGGGAACGTGGTGGTGGTCCAGTTCAGCCCGCCCACCTTCTGCAGCCCCGGGATCTCCCACGGCCCGTCGATCAGCAGGGCCACGTGCTTCGTCACGAAGTCCTGATACGGGTTCGTCTCGCCGACCGGGACGACGTGATCCTTGAACACGAGGTCCTGCAGCCACTGCCACGCCGCGTTGGCCTTCGCGTCGCTGAACGCGGTTCTGGAGAAGTCGGGCGCGAGGAACGGATCGCCCTGCTGCGCGAGCAGCGCGTAGAACATGTAAAACCCGTGATGGTTGTTCATCATGCCGAGGCCGTACTGGCGGATGGCCCGCGCATCGAATCCCGGATCGTCGGGATGGCGGCCGGCGCCGTCCACCGTCAGCCGCTTCGCCGCGGCGACGAAATCCGTGCCGGTGACGGGCAGCTTGTTCGGGTCGAGGCCCGCGGCCTTCCAAAGGTCCAGGTTGACGTAGACCGCGTGCATGTGCATGTCGAGCGGGATCGCGTACTGCGTTCCGCCCGAAAACGTGCCGCGCCACGCCACGTCCATGAAGTCCGAGGCCTTGAAGCCGGCCGCGGCCACGGTTTCGCCCATGGGCTCGAGGATGCCGAGCGACGAGAACTGGGCGATGTCCTGCGAATGCATCGCCATCAGGTCCGGCGGCTGGCCCGCGCGCACGCTGGTCAGCAGCTTGTCGAAGAGCGGCGTCCACTGCAGCGTCGTGAGCGTCACCCGGATGTCCGGGTGTTCCTTGTTGAACTGATCGACCATCTGATGCATCACGTCGCCGTCCGGCCCGGTCCAGCCGCCCCAGAACACCAGGTCCAGCGGAGCCGCGGCGCCGGCCGGCGGCACCATCGGGACCGCGACAAACGCCGCGAGGAGCACGCACAATCCGAGGCACCAGCGGTGTGTCATCGACCGTCCCCCTATTCCCGCGCCTGTTTGCGTTGCCCGAATCACCGATACGATTCGGCGCGGACGTTACCTCTTCCAGAGTACCCCGGGCGGGCGGCCGGGGCCATCGGGCGGCAGTCTGAGACGGGCCGGAGCAACGCTGTATGCGACGCGGGCGGGGGGGGCGCACAGGACTCCCCTCGCTCCCGCCCGAACGCGCCACGCGTGCCGGAGACCCGCTGGGAAGACCGCATCCCCAGGTGGTCCGACGCTGATCGGACCGGGGAGCCGCTCGGCCACCATCCGTCGGTTGCTCGCGGACCGCTCGCCGTCGGTTTGTGGGCCGCCCCGGCGGTCGTGCCTTCGGGCGACGGCGCACCGGACGGTCGCGACCTCATCATCGCCTCGTGGGATGCCTGCTTCGAAGGCGGCGTCTACCGGTTCACCGGCCTCGACGAATGCCTCGACGTCGCCGGACCCGGCGCCAGGATCCCCGGCATGTTCGGAAACGTCGATCCCGTGCCGGGCGCGACACCCCCGCTCTTCGTGGGGGCGAGCCGGGAACGTCCGGAAATCTTACTGTTCTCCGAGGGCGGCGGCGCGCCGGCGGCGTTCGACGTCCACATTGCGTGGGTCCGTGGAGCGGAAACGCTCCACGTCGTGCGGGCGTGCGATTTCGACGGCGACGGTGTGTGGGATCTGCTCATCGGCACGGACGACTGGTCGGACTACTGGCCGGACGGGCGCGAGTGGAACGATCCGGGCTACCGGCCGTACGGCGCGGCCGGCGCGTGGCGCGGGGGACCGCTTAGAGGCCATGTCTACGCGGCACGCAACACGGGGAGTGCGGCGCGACCGCGCTTCGAGCGTGCGGTGCCGCTCACATGCGGCGGCCGGCCTCTAGAAGTCTACGGAACGGCCGCGCCGGCGTGGGCGGATTTTCTCGGCCGCGGGCAACCCGATCTCGTCTGCGGGGATTTCCTCGATCACCTCTGGTTCTTCCGCCGTCGCGGGCCGCTCGAGTTCGATCGCGCTGCCGCGGTGCTCGGCCCGGACGGGTCGCCGCTTGCGCTGCCGCAAAACATCCACGTGCCGGTCGCGGTCACCGGGCGAGCGGGCTCCGGGGTGGGACGCGCGCCGGCGCTGCTCGTGGGCGCGGAAGACGGATTTGTCCGGCGGCTCGATCCCGTCCCCGGCCCGTCCGCCGTGCCGGCCTACGATGGGCCGCAGCCCGTCCGCATGCCGCATCCTCCGCTGCATCCCGGCGTCGAACCCGTCCCGGTCGTGTGCGACTGGTCCGGCAGCGGGCGACTCGATCTGATCGTCGGCACCGCCGGAGGATGGCTGTCATGGTACCCCGACCTCGGGGGAGACGACGAACTGCGGCGATACGGGGAGCCGGTCGCGCTGCGGACCGCGGCGGGACCGATTCGCGTTCAGGCCGGCGAGCGCGGCTCCATCCAGGGACCGTCGGAAATGAAATGGGGCTATCTCTCTCCGACCGCGGCGGACTGGGACGGCGACGGCCGCCCTGACGTGCTGGCGAGCGACATCATGGGACGTCATCTCGTGTTCATGCGCACCGCAGACCCGGCCGTGCTCGAAGCGCCGCGTGAATTGCGTTACGCCGGGGCGCCGCTGCGCACGGTGTGGCGGGTGCGACCGGCGGTCACAACGTGGGGAACGGCGGGCGGAGCGCCGCGGTACGTGTGTGTCGACGGTGACGGCGTGCTCGTGGATTTCGCGCGGCAGAACGCCGAGACGCTGGAAGCGAAACGACGCCTCTCCTATGCGGACGGCACGCCGATCGGGTTTACGGAGGATCGCGGCGGTGGACTCGGCCGAGTCAAACTGGCCGTCTGCGACTGGACCGGTTCGGGGCGCGGCGATCTCCTGGTGGGGACGCACGCCCGCGCGTCGGTCCCGCCCGGAGCGACCGGCGTTCCCCGACACACGCACGGCCAGGCGACCGTGCTGGTCTTCGAAAACGTGGGCATGCCCGGGCGGCCCGTCTTCGCGGCCGCGCGTCAGCTATACTCTCGCGGCCGCCCGGTTCGCTTCGGCATGCACTCGTGCGCGCCCGCTCCGTTCAACCGGCGCGGGCGGAAGGCGCCCGACCTTGTGGTGGGCACCGAGAGCGGCACGCTGCTCGTGCTCAGACGGGAACACCTCACATGGTAAAACGGCGCTAACTGTGCAGCGTCGCCACCCAGGCGCCGTCCGAGCACTTCCCGTTGTCGGTGATCGTGGTGTCGTAGTTCCAGCTCACGTACTTGTTGCTGCCTTCCAACTGCTGGCCCGCGTTGATGCCCTCGCCGGTGTACAGTCGGATCGTGAAGGTGGACCCCCGCAGCGGGCCGTTGTCGTTCACCAGGACCGCCGATTCGCCCGGTGCGAAGACCCAATAGGACGAGTCCTCACGGAACCCGACCACCGCCACGCTGATCGTTTCGCCGCGACTGTTCTTGACGTCGAGACACGTCGAGGCCGTCTGGGCGTGCACCGGCGCCACCGGCAGCGCGACTGGGATCGCGAGCCCTACCACGATCGTCGCCGCCACCCAACCAGCCCGAAGGCCACCGCCTCTCCGTGCAGCCGTTCTCTCCATCTCCGTTTCCCCTCCGTGTACCGCGCGCACGTATCATGCCCATTAGACCGAGCGAGTAGCGGGGCGAACGGCGCCCGTCCGAGAATATCAACCCGGCGTCTGATTGAGCATCGGGCCCTGCCCGCAGCGCGGCTGTATGCCGAATCGGTTGCCCGTCGGATGGCGGGCGTCTCCCCGCTCGGATACCGTGTGAAGGGCGGGACACGAAGCGTCCGCGCCGGAAACGAGGACGAGCGGTGAGGCCCGAATGATCGTCGGCGTCGCCAAAGAAACCCGGACCGGGGAACAGCGCGTCGCGTTGGTTCCGGCCACGATCCCTCTTCTCACCAAGGCCGGCCACCAAGTCCTGGTGGAGGCCGGCGCGGGAACGGCGGCCGGGTATCCCGACCCGCCCTACGCCGAGCACGGCGCGCGGATTGCGCCGGCGCGGGCGGAGGTGTTCGCCGGGGCCGACGCGGTGGCTCAGGTCCTCTGCTACAGCGCCGCGAACGGTGAGGGCCGGGCGGACCTG
This genomic stretch from bacterium harbors:
- a CDS encoding ABC transporter substrate-binding protein, which encodes MTHRWCLGLCVLLAAFVAVPMVPPAGAAAPLDLVFWGGWTGPDGDVMHQMVDQFNKEHPDIRVTLTTLQWTPLFDKLLTSVRAGQPPDLMAMHSQDIAQFSSLGILEPMGETVAAAGFKASDFMDVAWRGTFSGGTQYAIPLDMHMHAVYVNLDLWKAAGLDPNKLPVTGTDFVAAAKRLTVDGAGRHPDDPGFDARAIRQYGLGMMNNHHGFYMFYALLAQQGDPFLAPDFSRTAFSDAKANAAWQWLQDLVFKDHVVPVGETNPYQDFVTKHVALLIDGPWEIPGLQKVGGLNWTTTTFPRVFAAPAAWGSGHLLTIPKQANKAREQAAMTLAAWIVHHDQEWGLSGNLPALLSARTSAAFRALPGRRGFLESQAFEIMLPDVRPSAQLYSSAAPSPIVVAAQAALVRDQPVAQVTQQLRNQINAILSAP